The nucleotide window CCAGGTCTGGTGGGCACGGGCATCTGCGCGGGTGCCGGAGCCTTTGCAGGTGTTGCCACAGAGGGGCAGCACGATGCTGACAGCTTCTTTCTGGTTTTTGACGGCGTAATCCCAGCCTTTGAGGGAAGCCCGGACCAGTTTGGCAGCAATTTCTTTGCCGCTCATGCCGCTGTTTTTGAAGTTCTTGTCGTTCAGGACTTTTTCGCTGGTGAACATCAGGTCTTCCAGCAGATTGATGCCGTAATCGCTGGCCTTGAACACCTTGATTTTGTCCATGCTGTACCCGAGGCCCACAATCTGGTCCACTTCGTTGTAGGTCATGGCAGACACCAGGTCCACCTTGTCGGGGAACACGATGCTGGGGTCAAAGGGGTAAGTGACGGCCTGCACGTCTGGACGGGCCACGCTGGAATCCAGGCTGCTGCTCATCTTGTATTTTTTCAGCAGGGCCACGGCGGGATATTCGTTTCCGCTGGGCCACACCCCGATGCGTTTGCCCTTGAAGTCTGCGGGTTTGTTGATGCCGCTGCTCTTGAGGGACACCAGTGTAAAGCCCGACTTCTGGAAGATCTGGGCGATGTGCACCACAGGAAGCCCGTTCTGGCGTGCAGTCAAAAGGTCGGTGATCCAGGTGGTCCCAAAGTCTGAGGTTCCGGTCACCACGGTCTGGATGGGGCTCTGGTCTCCGATGGGCAGGAATTGCACGTCCAGCCCCTCGGCTTCAAAATAGCCTTTTTCCTTGGCCACAAAAAAACCTGCGAACTGGGCCTGGGGGAACCATTTGAGCTGCAGTTTGACGGGCACGAGGTCTTTTGCGCTGGCAGCGCCTCCGAGCAGAAGTCCAATCAATACGAGTTTCTTCATACTTCCTCCTGGGTGGTGCGGGTCTGTACAACTGGGGAAAATGCAACAGGGAAACCGTAAAACTCCGTGGGGCTCAACTGCGGTAACTGGCGTGCCAGCCGGTGAATTTCTTCTCCAGGGCACCGATGAGGGAAAAGAACAGAATGCCGATGACTGAGGCTACCACAATGGCAGCCCACACGATGTCGAAATTGAAGCGTCCGGCTTCAATCTGAATGCGGAAACCCAGCCCATTGCCCGTGGTTCCGAAGAATTCGGCCACAATGGCGCTGATCAGGGAAAGTGTGGTGGAGATCTTGAGGGCGTTGAAGAAGTAAGGCAGGGCCGTGGGCACCCGCACGTCAAAAAAGACCCGCATGGGGCTTGCGGCGTAAGAGTGCATCAGGTCGAGGTGCAGTGGGCTGGCGCTTTGCAGACCCCGCACCACATTGACAATGATCGGGAAAATCACGGTCACAGCAACAACTGCTGCCTTGGAGGGCCATTCCAGTCCGATGGCTTTGACCATGACGGGAGCGAGGGCCACAATGGGGATGCTGGAAAAAATGCTGGCGTAAGGCAACACGCCCAGCTCCAGAAACTTGAAGCGGGCCACCAGCGTGGAAGACAGCACCCCGATCACCACGCCAGCCACAAAACCGATCAAGGCCTCAAGAACGAAGGTGTAAAAGACATCGAGCATCAGGACTTCGCGGGCATTGTACAGGGCGACCATCACCCGGCCCGGCGTGGGGATCAGTCCGGCTGGAACCTGATTGACCCTGAGCAGCGCCTCCACAAACAGCACGGTCACAGTAAACAGCAGTGCAGCAGGAAGGAAATCCTTCCTGAGCCTCGCAACAAAACCCACACCAGCAAGGCCTGCCACCAGACACACCCAGATCAGGGCCAGCAGGAGGGGTTTCTGGGGCACTCCGTTTTGCTGACTCAGGCTGTAAGACACCCAGAACAGCACCGCATGCGCCAGCAGCACCACAACCCAGGCAACCCAGGTGCGGCTTGATGCAGGACGGTTTTCCTTCATGACCGCGTGGCTCGCCATGGCGCGACCATCCTTTCCAGCACGTTGATCAGGGCCACCAGCACGATGCCCAGCAACGCTCCATAAAACATGATCACCCACAGGGCGATGGTGTCACTGGCACGGGAATTCTCGGCCAGCATCTTGCCAATGCCAGAGAAGCTGATGGTGCTGATTTCGGCCACGATGCTGCCCACCATGGCTGCTGTGGACGCCACTTTCAAAGCCGTGAACAGAAAAGGCACCGAGGCTGGAAACCTCAGCAAAGTGAACACCTGCACCGGGGAGGCATTGTAGGTTTTCATCAGGTCCAGTTGCAGGGGGTCCGGGCTTTTCAGGCCCTTGCTGACCCCCACCACAATGGGAAAAAAGGCAATATAGGCGGCGATCAGGGCTTTGGGGAACCAGCCCTGCACCCCGTACTGCCCCAGAATCACGGCCAGCATGGGGGCAATGGCAATGATTGGGATGGTCTGGGAAGCGACCAGCCAGGGCAAAACTGCCCGTTCAAAACTGCCACTTAAAACCAGCAGGATCGCCAGCAAGAGGCCCACAGCAGAAGCCAGGGCCAATCCCACAATGGCCTCCCCAAGCGTGACCAGAGCATTGTAAGGGGCCGCTGTGGGGGCCAGAGGGGGAATGGTCAGGCTCTTGATGCCCTCTCCCAGTTGGGCCGGAGCAGGAATCACCGGATTTCTGAGCACATATACGCACTCTGATACGGTCTTGCACCCGATGTCTGCGCCTGTGTCCAGAGAACGCTGGGCCACGGGAGTATTGGCCCAGACCATCAGAGGGTAATACAACAGCACAATGATCAACGCCACCAGCAGCAGAGGAAAAAATCTCTGCAGGGGGGTGCTCATGCGTGGCCTTTTCTCAAAAGTTCCCGGATCTCCGTGGCGACTTCAAAAAACCTGGGGTGCTCTCTGGATTCGGCGGTTCTGGGCTGGGGCAAATCCACATTCACAATGCCCTCAATTTTGCCGGGCCGGGCGGTCATGACCACCACGCGGGTGGACAGGAACACCGCCTCGCTGATGCTGTGGGTCACGAAAATCACGGTCTTGCCGGTTTCCCGCCAGAGCCGCAGCAGTTCCATGTTGAGGTTCTCTCTGGTGATCTCGTCCAGGGCACCGAAAGGTTCATCCATGAAGAGGAGCGGAGGATCAAAAGCCAGCGCACGGGCAATGCTCACGCGCTGCTGCATCCCCCCAGAAAGCTGAAACGGATAATTCTTCTCGAATTTCTCCAGGCCCACCAGTTTCAGCATCTCACGGGCTTTTTCCAGCCGGTTTTCTCTGGAGAAGCCCATCACCTCCAAAGGAAGCATCACGTTCTTGAGCACGCTGCGCCAGTCCATCAGGGCCGGAGCCTGAAAAACATACCCATAAGCCCGCGATTCTCTGGCTTTGGTGGGGGTCATGCCTTTGATGGAGATGTTTCCGGAGGTGGGGCTCTGCAGATCTGCCAGGATCCTGAGCAAGGTGGTCTTGCCACACCCGGAAGGCCCGATCAGGCTGATGAACTCACCAGGCTGGATGTCCAGGTTGGCTCCCTGCAAAGCAATGGTCTCGGTGTCCTGGGTGCGAAAGACCATGGTCACATCCCGCACACTGACCAGCGGAGCAGAGGGGTGGTTTGTTGGGTTGCTTGCGGTCACGTTTTACCTGCCTCAGAAATGAGAGGGTTTGCGCTTCAGGAATTGCCCCCTTGCAGGGTCTCCCACGAACTTGCCGTCTTTCACTGCAATCTGGCCCCGAACCGTCACGGTTTCGGGTTTGCCGTCAATCTCCCAGCCTTCAAAGCCGTTGTAATTGTTGTTCACGGTCTGGGTTTTCACGCTGATGGTGCCCCGGTACTGGGGGTCGTAAATCACCAGATCGGCGTCGCTGCCCACAGCAATGGTGCCCTTTCTGGGGAACAGCCCGAAGAGTTTGGCGGCCCTGGTACTGGCTGCGTCCACAAAACGGTGGATGTCCAGGTTGCCCCGGCTCACCCCGTAGGTGTACAGCAGGTTCACCCGGTCCTCGATGGCCGGAATGCCGTTGGGAATCTTGGTGAAGTCTCCCCTGCCCATGTCTTTTTGCTCGATGTCAAAAGGACAGTGGTCGGTGCCCACCGTATCGATGAAACCCTGCTCCAGAGCTGCCCACAGGGCTTTCTGGTTGCTCTTTTCACGCAGGGGTGGAGACATCACGTATTTTGCACCCTCGAAATCAGCCCTCTCTGCAAAAGTCTTGTCCAGCAGGAAGTGCGGGATCACCGACTCGATGTAGAGGGGCACCCCTTTGGATTTGGCTGCCATTGCCCGATTCAGAGCGGCCTCGCAGGACAGGTGCACGATGTAACCTGTGGCCCCCGTCATCTCCACAAAAGTGGCAAAACGGTTGGTGCCTTCAGCCTCCACCTGCACCGGACGGCTTTTCTCGTGGTACTCGGGGCCGGTTTTTCCTTCAGAGAGCAGTTTCTGCTGCAATTGGGACACCAGTTCTGCATTCTCACAGTGGGCGGTGACGATCACACCCAGTTTCTTCGCCAGGGTCAGGACCTGATACAGCTCGCCATCCTCCACCCCGAAAAAGTTCTTGTAGGACAGGAACACCTTGAAAGAGCTGATTCCGTCTTCGACAATCTCCTTCAGTTGCTGCTCTATGGTGTCATCGAATTTGGAGATGCCCATGTGGAAGGTGAAATCACAGGCACTGTGCCCCTCTGCACGGGATTTCCACAGGTTGTAAGCCTCCAGATGGTCATCGTTGCGGTTCGGGCAGCACATCTCGATGAAAGTGGTGGTCCCGCCGATGAGGGCCGCCTGACTTCCGGTGGTGTGGGTGTCCCTGGCAAAAGTGCCCATGAAAGGCAGGTAGATGTGCACATGGGGATCAATGAACCCCGGAAAAATGTATTTCCCGGTGGCATCAATGACCTCCAGATCCTCGTCGTCCATCTCCAGGTCCAGACCAATCTGGGTGATGGTCTCGTCCTGAATCAGGATGTCAGCCTGATAGCGGGTGTCTGCGGTGATGATTTCGCCGTTCTTGATCAGCAGTGGCATGGCACGAACATCCTTTCATTCGAAACTGATGACTTTGCTTCCCATCTCACCTGAAAAATCCAGCACTTGACCTCTCTGTCCTGTGAACGATTCCATCTTAACCAGAATGTCCCGGGTGATCCTGAGGTTCCTGGGGAAGGGCGAGGCACGCTGTCTTGTGCTGTACGAGGGACCGCCTACTGGTCCCTCAGCCCGCCTCGCCCCTACATCTGCCTTCTGCCTTCTGCCTTCTGCCTTCTGCCTTCTGCCTTCTGCTTTTCGCCCTCGGCGCTCGGCCCTCAGCCCTCGGCGCGCGCAGCGCTAATGAATGTCAATCCCCACATCCTTGCGGTACTCCTCCATCACGGCCCATTCGGTTCCAACTTCGGGTTTGGCAGTGGTCAGTTCGCCCCAGGTCACGGATTCCCGGCCTGATGGGACACTGACCATTTCGATGCAGTTGTCCACGGGGCAGACGTTGTAGCAGAGGGCACATCCAACGCAGTCTTCTTCCCGGACTTTGGGGGTGGGGCGGGTGACGGCCACCTGTTTGCCGTTCACGCGGGGGTCGTAACCGGGGGCAACAACGGCTCCATCGGGTGCAATCAGGTCGATGCACTGGTGGGCAGTGTCGTTGCAGGCCACATAGCAGAGGTTGCACTGAATGCATTTGTCGGTGTCGATGCGTGCCACAGCCTGATAGGCAAGGTCCAGATCGTTGAATTTGGAGACCTGGGGCAGGCTCTGTCCAGCCACGTCGTAGATGGTGGCGAAGCCCTTTTCGTCCATCCAGTTGGACAGGCCCTCGATCATGTCTTCCACGATGCGGAAACCGTAGTGCATCACGGCGGTGCAGACCTGCAGGCTGGTGGCTCCCAGCAGCAGGAATTCTGCAGCGTCCCGCCAGTTGCTGATGCCCCCGATGCCTGAAATGGGCACCCCAGAGCGCAGCACGTTGGGATCAGTCATCAGTTCGGTCAGCAGATTGAGGGCAATGGGTTTGACGGCTGGACCTGCGTAACCTCCGTGGGTGCCCCTGCCCCCGATGCTGGGGGTGATCTGCAGGGTGTCCAGGTCCACTTTCATCACACTGTTGATGGTGTTGATCAGGCTGAGGGCGTGGGCTCCTCCGGCCAGTGCTGCGTGTGCAGGCTCGATGATGTGGGTGATGTTGGGGGTGAGTTTCACAATCACAGGCAGGCGGGTCATGCTGGTGACCCAGGCGGTGTTCAGCTGGCAGAGTTCCGGGACCTGCCCCACGGCAGCACCCATCCCGCGTTCACTCATGCCCTGCGGACAGCCGTAGTTCAGCTCGATGCCGTCTGCTCCGGTGTCCTCGATTTTCATGATGATGTCCTGCCAGGCTTTGGGATCGGCTTCCACCATGGCAGAGACAATCACAGCACGGTCCGGCCACAGGCGTTTGACCTCTGCAATTTCGCGCAGGTTCACTTCCAGTGGGCGATCCGAAATGAGTTCCACGTTGTTGATGGCCATCAGACGCTGGCCCCCAATGCTCAGCCCTCCATAGCGGTTACTGATGTTCAGAACGGGTGCCCCGATGGTTTTCCAGACGGCCCCTCCCCAGCCTGCTTCAAAGGCTTTGTTGACCTGATACCCGGAGTTGCTTGGGGGTGCAGAGGCCAGCCAGAAGGGATTCGGAGAACGAATGCCTGCAAAGTTGATGCTCAGGTCAGCCATGGGCGACTTCCTTTCTGATGCTCAGCGCCTCATGAATGGAGGCAGCTGCTATTTTCCCATCCTGCACAGCCATCACCGTGGATGCGGTGCCTTTTGCACGGATGCAGTCCCCGCCTGCGTAAACATTGGGGATGCTGGTCTGCAGGGAATCATCGGTTTTGATGTAGCCTTTGTCCAGCTCCAGGCCCAGCGTCACCGCCAGAGCAGGTTTTTCCTGTCCGATGGCCTTGATCACCTGATCACAGGGCATCACGAATTCAGAACCGGGAACGGCCCTGGGGGCAGCACGGCCAGAGGCGTCGGGTTCGGTGAGTTCCATTTTCACGCATTCCAGACCGACCACACGTGCATCTTCGGTGATGACCCGCACAGGCTGGGTGAGGAAGCTGTACTGGATGCCTTCTTTGAGGGCGAAGTGGTACTCGTGCTCGTAGGCGGTCATTTCGCTTTCGGTGCGGCGGTAGACCATGGTCACGTCTGCCCCGGCGCGTCTGGCGATGGTGGCGGCGTCAATGGCGGTGTTCCCTGCCCCGATCACCACCACGTTGTCTCCGACCTGCAGGTGCTCCAGATCGATTTTGCTGTCCTCAATGAATTTCAGGCCGTCCTGCAGGTATTCCTCTCCGGGAATGCCCATGGCTGGCACAGCCCCCAGTCCCACCGACAGGAACACTGCATCAAACTGACCCAGCAGGGCATCGAACTGTTCTTTTGAATCAATGCTGTGCCCGGTCTGCACCTGCACCCCGAGCTTCTGCACCGATTCCACTTCTTTGAGGGAGACTTCCACGGGTTCACGCAGCACGATGATGCCATAAGTGGACAGACCGCCTGCCAGTTCCCGTTTCTCAAAAAGGGTCACAGCATACCCGAGTTTGGCCAGTTCTGCACTGCAGGACAGCCCTGCTGGGCCTGATCCAATCACGGCCACTTTCATGCCATTGGAAGCACCGGGCTGGAACACCTCGATGCCCCGCTCCTGCACGTGGTCCACAGCGTAACGCTGCAACCGACCAATGGCGATGGGTTTGTGGTCCTTGCCCAGCACGCAGGCCCCTTCGCAGAGCTCCTGCACCGGACACACCCGGCCACAGGTGCCCCCCAGAAAGTTGGATTCCAGAATGGTTCTGGCACTCCCACGCAAATTGCCAGAAGCAATTTTCTTGATGAAGGTGGGAATGTCGATGTGGGTGGGGCAGGCATGGATGCAGGGTGCATCGTAACAGTACAGGCAGCGGTTCGCTTCGGTCAGCGCCTCATGCTGGGTGAGGGAAGGATAAGACTCCTGAAAGCCGGAAGATGGATCTTTATGCATCAAACACAACCTCTCCGACCTGCCCCAATGGAAGCACTGGACACCTCCAGGAACAGGTCTGACCGCGAATCTGGTTTTTTTGGGAGTGGTTCGTGCCCTCACTGGAGCCGACTTAACCTATGGCAGTCATTATAAGTTTGTGATTTAGACACTGTCAAGCAAATTTCAGAATCTGAAATCTTATTTTTTCCGTGCAATATTTTGTCTTTTGGGATTTCTGAAAACTTTTTGACATTGTGTCCAAAAAAGTTTGAAGAATAAAAATGCATGACACTCCAGAGACACCCACAAGGTCTCAGGAAAAAGGGCCAATCCACTGCCAGAACCAGATCCAGCATTCCAGCAGTCTTTCAGGGCGAAAAGTCAGGTACCTCTAGCTTATTCCAAGCGGGTCATGGGTGCAATTGGAGGGGAGAAGCCGAGAGCCCAGAGCCCAGAGCCCAGAGCCCAGAGCCCAGAGCGTAAGGTGCTCAATCCAAAACCAGGTGTCAACCAAAAGCGTTGGCTTTGGCTTTTCAGACCTGCCCTCGGCCCTCGGCCCTCGGCTCTCGGCCTTCCGAATCTCCACCCTCCCGCACCAATACCTCCACCTTCGGAACCTGCCCCTTGTGACACACCCCTTCAGACTGGATCTGGTTGCGGCCCTGCGCTTTGGCGTGATAGAGGAGTTCATCGGCCAGTTCCATCACGGCCTGCAGGGTGGTGAGGGGATGCAGAACCACCAGACCCCCACTGACCGTAACCTGCCGGGGCACCGGATACAGGTGGCTTTCGATGGTCAGGCGGATGCGTTCGGCTATGCTTTCGGCCTGGTTGCCCATGGTGTTTCTGAGGACCACCAGAAACTCCTCACCTCCCATGCGGTAAATGCGGTCATATGCGCGGGTGGCACTTTTCAGGAGGGCAGCGCTTTGCTTCAACACCTCATCTCCCATGCTGTGACCATAGGTGTCATTGACCTTTTTGAAGTGGTCCAGGTCCAGCACCAGAAAAGCGTCTCCAGCTTCAAAGAGGGGTCTGTCCAGCTCGAACTGCCTGCGGTTGAGGAGTCCGGTGAGGGGGTCCATCAGGGATTCTTTCTGCAGGTGCTCGGTGGCCTGCAGGTACTTCATGCGGGAACGCACGATGCGGGCGGCCCCCCAGAACCCCAGCACGTTGGCAACGTAATACCAGGGAAAAGCCCAGAGGAACAGGTTTTGTTCTGCCGGGGTGGCTCCGGCAACCCCCAGACCACTGACCAGAAAAGCCAGCAACGGGGCTTGCCGGTAAGCACGGGCAGGCACCACATCGGTCTTGAAGGACAGGCGGATCAGGGCCACCGTCATCAGGCTGAGGCCAATGGAGGTCATGACAGGCAGAATGGGCTGGTCTGCAAAAAACACAGCACGGACCATCAGCAGGGGAAAGGTGGCCAGCAGACCATAACTGAGGCCATACCTGAGGGTGACCAGCAGCAGGGGCACCAGACGCAGGTCAATCAGGCTGTGCTGGGTGTCAATGCCGTGGTACATCAGCAAAATGGAGCCAGTGGACGCAAATGCCGTGCGAAACAACAGCACAGAAACGCGCTTCTCGGGCCGCCAGTCGGTGTAGGTCAGGCTGAGCAGGTAGCCCAGCGCAATCACCATGCAGATGTTGATGAACAGCGAATCCAGAACGGAAAGCATTCCCCCTCCTTTCCCCTCAAAACAACAGGCAGCACCCCAGGACCACACCACAGCGCAGCAGTGAGGTCAGTCTAAGTTCCTGGTTCAAACAGAATTCTGAAAGCTGTGTTGCAGGGCACATTCGCAGCAAAGACCCCATCAGACAGCCCCAGAACTGGCAACCATGCTGCAATCACGGCCTTCCTTTTATCCTGAAAACATCCAGGGCAGCACTGCACCATTCATACGTTCTGCTGGCCTTGCAAGGAGATTTCATCCATGTTTCAGCACCTCAAAACCTCAAAAAAACCATCCATCCGAATCCTGTCCCTCCTGGTTTCCTGTGGCCTGATGGGGCCTGCTCTGGCTGCAAACCCCATCCCTGAACCGCTCATTGCAGAATGGCTGTCTGGTGAAGCCTATCCAGCAGAGTACTTTGACATTGCCAGCACAGATTTCAGAAAAGCCAGCACCGGAGCCTCCCGCCTGCTGATTCGCAAAGACGGCACCTATGAGCGGGCCGAACTGCGCACCGGGGCCACTCCCGGATACTTTGGCAGCCTGCTGATCGCCTGTGAGACCATCGATCTGGTCTGGGAAAAAGGCACCGCATCTGTCAAAGGCAACCAGATCCTGCTGCATCCCACCAGCAGCAAAAGCAAAACTGGAGCCACCCCTTTCCAGCACAACAACGGTTGCATGGTGTTTGCAGGCATTGAGAGCACCCGCACCCCCGCAGACCGCACCCTGCAATACACCGTGCAGGGAGGCAGCCTGAGACTCACCTCGGGAGAAACCACCTCCAACTTCAACACCCGTGCTCCTGCAGTCCAGAACACAACCCAGAACACGGCTCAAAACAGCACCCAGAGCAAACTTTCTGCACAACTGCAAGGCGAATGGTACAGCGGCACCATCTCTCCGATGGAGTATTACAACTCCGTCACAGGGCTGTGGACCCATGCCAGTGGCACCAGCACCCTGCTCAAAATGAATGCAGATGGCAGTTACACAAAGACGGGCCTGCTGGTGATCACCACTTTTTCCTGCACCTCCAAAGTCTTTGTGCAGGAGGAGGGGAAAGTCGTGGAGTCCGGGGAAAAACTCACCTTCACCCCCAGCAAGAGCCTGTCTCAGGGGTACACCTGCAGTCCGTCCAACAGCTATGAGCAGCGCGACACCGCCAAACCCAGCACGGTCACCTTCAGCCTTGAGAACCCGGGGAGTGCAAAAACCGTCCTCAGTCTGGGGAATGAAAACGGCGTGACCCGTTTCAACCGCTCTGAAACCTCTGCACCCACCAATGGCACAGCCAACACAGGCAACACCTCCAATTCTGCGCCGCTTAGCCAGAACGCCCAGGCCACAAAAACCGAGGTCAAACCCCAGATCAAACCCATCCGCACCGATGGCAGCGGCAACTGGAAAGCCATCCTGAGGGCAGGCAGTGAATCCATGGAAGTCACCTTGACCCTGGATGAAGATGACCGGGGCCTGGCAGGCACCATCTTCATGGGCAACGATTACGTGGGTTATGTTCGCGGAGACCGCAACACTGGCACCCTGCAACTGGTCCTGAACGATGACGATGAAACCACCTTCAATGCCACCGGCACCTTCGAGCAGCACCCTGAAAACCTGAGGTACCCCATTGACCGCTTTTTCGGGGAATTCTCTGCCACCAATCTGAGTGGAGAACAGCTGGGCACTGGAACCCTGGAATTGCTGCGCCCTGAGTGATCCCAGCAAGACCTGCTCCCGAAAAACCAGAACCCTGTGAACCCTCTGATGCAATCTCTACACAGCCTTCAAAAGACGTGTAGAGATTTTGTAGATGTCTCGCTGTCAAGCTGAACACAACCAAGACAGCACGGACAAATCGGGCTGTTCGGAGGAAAACCATGCATGCAAAAATGTTCACCCTGACCGTCCTTTCCATCTTCGCCCTCAGTGCCTGCAGCGTGCAGGTGCCTGAAGAACTGAAAATCCGGCCCCAGGTGGCCGTGGTCAAAACCGATCACCTGACCTGGGCCAGCGATCTGCTGACCCGCATCACCTCTGCCAACACCGATTACGTGCACGGCACACCCAATGTGACCTGGTATGACGCCAATGTGGCAGGAAGCGTCACCCAGAGCTACACCGATTGCAGTGGGCTTTTTGGAGAACTGCTGAAAAAGGCCTACAACGCAGACCTGAAAACCTGGTTCGGCAAGAGCCGTCCCACTGCAGCAGATGTCTTCAACACCATTGATGCCCAGACCCACTTCCTGAAGGTGGGCAAGGCCACCGACCTGCAGGCCGGAGATGTCATCGCCATGAAATACCTGGACCCTGATGCCACCGCCACCGGGCACGTGATGGTGGTTGCAGCAGCCCCCACCCTGTTCCAGAACGCAGACCAGACCAATCCCCTGCCCAACCCCTCCGAACTCAGCAATTACGAGGAGTACCTGGTGAAGGTGATTGATTCTTCCAGCGCTTACCACGGCACCCAGGACACCCGTTACAACAGCACCAGCAAGACCGCCTATCCCGGTGCAGGCAGCGGTTACTTTCGCCTGTATGCCAGCAAGACCGACAAGAGCATTCTGGGTTACACCTGGAGCAACTCCAAGAACTCTGATTTTTACGGTCCCAGCGTGCGGCCATTGCTGGTGGGACGGGTGATGCTTTAAAAGCGATCAGCAGTCAGCATAAACACTGACTTTGAACCAGAAAACCAGAGCCGGATTTCCCCGCTCTGGTTTTTCTGTTCTGTGGCTGGAAAACTTTATCCCTGTCTGTGAAAAAACGCCTGGGCCTGCTCAAGTGCAGCAGTGTCCCTCTGCACATCTCCCGGTCTGGACCCCCATCCGATCAATGCGCCCTGATACTGCATCTTCATGTACTCCGCAGAAAGCCTGAGGGATTCGGTGAGGGGCTCCACCTCTTCTTTTTTTCCAGTGTGGGTGGTGATGGCGTACAGTTTCTTCCCGGTCATGCGGTCCCGAAAATGGACATCGGGGAGGCGCAGCCAGGCACTCCATTCGTCCAGGTAGCGTTTGGCGAGGGTGGGCAGGCTGTACCAGTACAGGGGAGCCACAACCACCAGATCCGTGGCCTCTAAAGTGGCGTCCAGCAGCACTTTGGCATGGCCTTCTGGCGCAGGATAGCTCTGGCCGTTGTGCCTGAGGTCTTCAAAGGATGGGAGGGGATGGTCTGCCAGATGCAGCCAGGTCTGCTTTACTCCTGCAGGAAGGTGTGCTGCAGCAGCACGGGCCAGTTGCTCTGAGTTGCCGTCTTTTCTGGAACTGGCCAGCAAAAAAAGGGAATGGGGTTGCAAAATGGTCCTCTTTCCAGACTTTGCAAGATGGAATGCAGTAGGTCTAGCTGAAATCTTATGCAATCCTGCAGGGGCAACAGTAAAAAATGAACGCTGTTCCAGAAGGAGAACAAAGTCCAGTTCTGGAATGGGTTTTATGCACCTCCTGCCTCAGCTGAAGGATCAAGTTCACTGCTTTGTTGCTGAAGTGGAATCCTTTAAAATGAAGGCACATCAACCCCATCCACCATTCCTTCAGGCTTGATCCACAGCCTCTCCCGTTTTGATCTCCTTTGATCTTGAAAATGTGATCTCGAAAGGACCCCCATGACCCAGCATCCTTCTTTCCGAGAGCCTTTCCGACCCCAATTTCATTACTCTCCTGCCCGGAACTGGATCAATGACCCCAACGGATTGTTTTTTTACCAGGGGGAATACCACATTTTTTACCAGTACAACCCTTTCGGGAATGAATGGGGGAACATGAGCTGGGGACACGCCATTTCCAGAGACATGGTGCACTGGGAGGAACTTCCTGTGGCCATTGAAGACGATGGCGATGTGATGATCTTCTCTGGAAGTGCCGTGGTGGACCACCAGAACACTTCGGGTTTTGGAAGTGATGATTCTGGGGCAGAAAACCCTCCCCTGGTCGCCATATACACCGGACACCAGCGGGTCGGATACAACCAGTCCCAGTATCTGGCGTATTCATTGGACAGAGGACGCACCTGGACCAAATATGGCAAACGGGTGCTGGACGTGGGCATGACCGCTTTCCGGGACCCCAAAGTGTTCTGGCACGACGCAAGCCAGCAGTGGATCATGG belongs to Deinococcus roseus and includes:
- a CDS encoding ABC transporter substrate-binding protein gives rise to the protein MKKLVLIGLLLGGAASAKDLVPVKLQLKWFPQAQFAGFFVAKEKGYFEAEGLDVQFLPIGDQSPIQTVVTGTSDFGTTWITDLLTARQNGLPVVHIAQIFQKSGFTLVSLKSSGINKPADFKGKRIGVWPSGNEYPAVALLKKYKMSSSLDSSVARPDVQAVTYPFDPSIVFPDKVDLVSAMTYNEVDQIVGLGYSMDKIKVFKASDYGINLLEDLMFTSEKVLNDKNFKNSGMSGKEIAAKLVRASLKGWDYAVKNQKEAVSIVLPLCGNTCKGSGTRADARAHQTWQMSEVAKLYNAGATLKGNAGLLDPKAYASNVKLLRDLGILKSAPAAATVDYSVWEAATGKKAK
- the hydA gene encoding dihydropyrimidinase, with translation MPLLIKNGEIITADTRYQADILIQDETITQIGLDLEMDDEDLEVIDATGKYIFPGFIDPHVHIYLPFMGTFARDTHTTGSQAALIGGTTTFIEMCCPNRNDDHLEAYNLWKSRAEGHSACDFTFHMGISKFDDTIEQQLKEIVEDGISSFKVFLSYKNFFGVEDGELYQVLTLAKKLGVIVTAHCENAELVSQLQQKLLSEGKTGPEYHEKSRPVQVEAEGTNRFATFVEMTGATGYIVHLSCEAALNRAMAAKSKGVPLYIESVIPHFLLDKTFAERADFEGAKYVMSPPLREKSNQKALWAALEQGFIDTVGTDHCPFDIEQKDMGRGDFTKIPNGIPAIEDRVNLLYTYGVSRGNLDIHRFVDAASTRAAKLFGLFPRKGTIAVGSDADLVIYDPQYRGTISVKTQTVNNNYNGFEGWEIDGKPETVTVRGQIAVKDGKFVGDPARGQFLKRKPSHF
- a CDS encoding ABC transporter ATP-binding protein; its protein translation is MTASNPTNHPSAPLVSVRDVTMVFRTQDTETIALQGANLDIQPGEFISLIGPSGCGKTTLLRILADLQSPTSGNISIKGMTPTKARESRAYGYVFQAPALMDWRSVLKNVMLPLEVMGFSRENRLEKAREMLKLVGLEKFEKNYPFQLSGGMQQRVSIARALAFDPPLLFMDEPFGALDEITRENLNMELLRLWRETGKTVIFVTHSISEAVFLSTRVVVMTARPGKIEGIVNVDLPQPRTAESREHPRFFEVATEIRELLRKGHA
- a CDS encoding ABC transporter permease, whose amino-acid sequence is MSTPLQRFFPLLLVALIIVLLYYPLMVWANTPVAQRSLDTGADIGCKTVSECVYVLRNPVIPAPAQLGEGIKSLTIPPLAPTAAPYNALVTLGEAIVGLALASAVGLLLAILLVLSGSFERAVLPWLVASQTIPIIAIAPMLAVILGQYGVQGWFPKALIAAYIAFFPIVVGVSKGLKSPDPLQLDLMKTYNASPVQVFTLLRFPASVPFLFTALKVASTAAMVGSIVAEISTISFSGIGKMLAENSRASDTIALWVIMFYGALLGIVLVALINVLERMVAPWRATRS
- a CDS encoding ABC transporter permease, with amino-acid sequence MASHAVMKENRPASSRTWVAWVVVLLAHAVLFWVSYSLSQQNGVPQKPLLLALIWVCLVAGLAGVGFVARLRKDFLPAALLFTVTVLFVEALLRVNQVPAGLIPTPGRVMVALYNAREVLMLDVFYTFVLEALIGFVAGVVIGVLSSTLVARFKFLELGVLPYASIFSSIPIVALAPVMVKAIGLEWPSKAAVVAVTVIFPIIVNVVRGLQSASPLHLDLMHSYAASPMRVFFDVRVPTALPYFFNALKISTTLSLISAIVAEFFGTTGNGLGFRIQIEAGRFNFDIVWAAIVVASVIGILFFSLIGALEKKFTGWHASYRS